The Aedes aegypti strain LVP_AGWG chromosome 3, AaegL5.0 Primary Assembly, whole genome shotgun sequence genome contains a region encoding:
- the LOC5572233 gene encoding uncharacterized protein LOC5572233, with product MDRERIHPPQYLAGCSSVVIMLFKCGIYFILQVIILHVSPGRSQYRFQKTPRYDRRFSTQLFHVIEFYKQPDPVGLPMASIPDPLSIPPFRQSIAFTAMEMRDLKTYGLSRLRIRLFEAKLSSMVLRLEVSMDELLVNGSYAINMGSSGPFWLKMKNVRTMGNVSLGVDREGILRTRDIELDFGFEDMAMDFQNLGWFGRVFQGLANAAPNMVFDMVKPYMLKEVHVKLQNEIDSQIEQQVDKRAIVLANSVPPLDLMISEARFLMRTKGFDPYHIPDYRNSLSIFNLFLSGTRLRGLSNFYRSGEMEIAVQNKSMACTIQVGTGRIEGSTRWQLSVIRDVLSRSGAIFFSVQYVRLSIKVNQPLDLRKKPSLMDFQLELGNIQIFSSGAGSMDYLVEAGVNIVPNLLRSQVVDAIERPLRVRIREKLECINVEQFVKRHVADFERRGTNMVVDWRLCERKLPEK from the exons ATGGATCGAGAGCGCATCCACCCTCCTCAGTATCTCGCCGGGTGTTCATCTGTAGTCATCATGCTGTTCAAATGCGGCATTTATTTCATCTTGCAAGTGATAATCCTCCACGTTTCTCCGGGAAGATCTCAGTATCGTTTCCAGAAAACCCCTCGCTACGATCGCCGCTTCTCCACTCAACTATTCCATGTCATCGAATTCTACAAGCAACCCGATCCGGTGGGCCTTCCGATGGCTTCGATTCCGGATCCGCTTTCGATCCCTCCGTTCCGACAATCGATTGCCTTCACCGCTATGGAAATGCGGGACCTGAAGACGTACGGATTGTCCCGGTTGAGGATTCGTCTCTTCGAGGCCAAACTGAGCAGCATGGTTCTAAGGTTGGAAGTTAGCATGGATGAACTGTTGGTGAACGGAAGTTACGCGATCAACATGGGATCCAGTGGGCCATTTTGGCTGAAGATGAAGAACGTCCGGACGATGGGAAACGTGTCACTAGGGGTGGATCGCGAGGGAATTCTACGCACTCGGGACATTGAGTTGGATTTCGGGTTCGAAGATATGGCGATGGATTTCCAGAATCTGGGATGGTTCGGTCGGGTGTTTCAAGGATTGGCGAACGCCGCTCCCAATATGGTTTTTGATATGGTTAAGCCGTATATGCTGAAGGAAGTTCACGTCAAGCTGCAGAATGAAATCGATTCACAGATTGAACAACAGGTAGACAAACGAGCAATTGTATTGGCGAATTCGGTGCCCCCCTTAGATTTAATGATTTCCGAAGCGCGATTCCTGATGCGAACCAAAGGCTTCGACCCTTACCACATTCCGGACTATCGGAACTCGCTAAGCATCTTCAATTTGTTCTTAAGCGGCACCCGCTTACGAGGATTATCGAACTTCTATCGCAGCGGAGAGATGGAAATTGCAGTCCAAAATAAAAGCATGGCCTGCACGATCCAAGTAGGAACCGGGAGAATCGAGGGGTCCACGCGGTGGCAGCTGTCTGTTATACGAGATGTGCTTTCTAGATCGGGAGCAATTTTCTTTTCCGTCCAATATGTGCGACTGTCCATCAAAGTAAACCAGCCGTTGGATCTGCGAAAGAAGCCTTCTTTGATGGATTTCCAGCTGGAGCTGGGAAACATTCAG ATTTTCAGCTCCGGCGCTGGCTCGATGGATTACCTGGTGGAAGCCGGAGTGAACATTGTGCCGAATTTGTTGCGCTCCCAGGTTGTGGATGCCATCGAGAGGCCTTTGAGGGTGCGAATTCGCGAGAAGCTGGAGTGCATCAATGTGGAGCAATTTGTCAAACGGCACGTGGCCGATTTTGAACGAAGGGGAACCAATATGGTTGTGGATTGGAGACTTTGCGAGCGGAAATTGCCggaaaaataa